A genomic segment from Kyrpidia tusciae DSM 2912 encodes:
- a CDS encoding Wadjet anti-phage system protein JetD domain-containing protein yields the protein MNLGREGAAPWMPREESTVKILDALLKKYESSQALVKGSSRRRPQVSPSESVVPGYVSGGMDPEVRKRFHGELARLEQEGVVSLRWVRFEEGNVLDRVYLEWEGVDRAYACLGRAPVREESAALAEEMEDWLDGLAPTGAWAWVERWVEDVVDAARGRGRVGPRLVPGDPEERRRLLNAIEGLIREGGESLPVRLFSKRYLGNSKVFEQQVQGRLIGLLQRYAVPSWGADPDMYSEPADLLREVGIEVTHDWVAFCGPIRFRFRQAVATQDKWGGPGGQGGAWVDAGALPHGLAIDAADVDRLEFERASCTRIVSIENKANYRAYLRSERREGELVLYLGGFASPGQRRFLRRLRAWWEGRGESPPPFDHWGDLDYGGILILQHLRETCWPEAAPWRMDPEILCQYADRLEPYDSTYRAKLERLLEQERYRWAWPLVRVLLEKGGTLEQEATLV from the coding sequence ATGAACCTGGGAAGGGAGGGGGCGGCCCCCTGGATGCCCCGGGAAGAGTCCACGGTGAAGATTTTGGATGCGCTTCTTAAAAAATATGAGAGCAGTCAGGCCCTGGTGAAAGGCTCGTCCCGCCGGCGGCCCCAGGTCAGCCCCTCCGAGAGCGTGGTGCCGGGGTATGTGAGCGGAGGGATGGATCCCGAAGTCCGGAAGCGGTTTCACGGGGAGTTGGCCCGGCTGGAACAAGAGGGCGTTGTCAGCCTGCGCTGGGTGCGCTTTGAAGAGGGCAACGTGCTTGATCGGGTGTATTTGGAGTGGGAGGGGGTGGACCGGGCGTACGCCTGCTTGGGCCGCGCGCCTGTCAGGGAGGAGTCGGCGGCCTTGGCCGAAGAGATGGAGGATTGGCTGGACGGGCTGGCTCCGACGGGAGCATGGGCTTGGGTGGAGCGCTGGGTGGAGGATGTGGTGGATGCCGCCCGGGGTCGGGGAAGGGTGGGACCGCGGCTGGTGCCCGGGGACCCCGAGGAACGCCGGCGTCTGCTGAACGCCATCGAGGGTTTGATCCGGGAGGGCGGGGAGTCCCTACCGGTGCGGCTCTTCTCCAAACGCTATCTCGGGAACAGCAAAGTTTTCGAACAGCAGGTTCAAGGCCGCCTGATCGGACTCTTGCAACGTTATGCCGTCCCGTCCTGGGGGGCGGACCCGGACATGTACAGCGAACCGGCCGATCTGTTGCGGGAAGTGGGGATTGAAGTGACCCACGATTGGGTGGCTTTCTGCGGTCCCATCCGGTTTCGGTTTCGGCAGGCAGTGGCGACGCAGGACAAGTGGGGAGGGCCGGGCGGTCAGGGGGGCGCCTGGGTCGATGCCGGAGCTTTGCCCCACGGTTTGGCCATCGACGCGGCGGACGTGGACAGGTTGGAGTTCGAAAGGGCATCCTGTACCCGCATTGTTTCCATCGAGAATAAGGCCAATTACCGCGCTTATCTGCGGTCGGAACGGCGGGAGGGGGAGCTGGTCCTGTACCTCGGCGGCTTTGCCAGTCCGGGCCAGCGCCGGTTTTTGCGCCGGCTTCGGGCGTGGTGGGAGGGCCGAGGGGAGTCTCCACCCCCCTTCGACCACTGGGGAGATCTGGATTATGGTGGCATTTTGATTCTTCAGCATTTGCGGGAGACCTGCTGGCCCGAGGCGGCGCCCTGGAGGATGGACCCGGAGATCTTGTGCCAATATGCGGATCGCCTGGAACCCTATGATTCCACTTACAGGGCGAAGCTGGAAAGGTTGCTGGAGCAAGAGCGGTATCGGTGGGCCTGGCCCTTGGTCCGAGTCTTGCTGGAGAAGGGGGGCACTTTGGAGCAGGAGGCGACCCTGGTGTGA
- the recJ gene encoding single-stranded-DNA-specific exonuclease RecJ → MKRWIAAPADPGAVATLQREGFSSFMARILAARNIRTGEEAGRFLNPRLEDLEDPAKMKGMLPALARIREALANRESIAVYGDYDCDGVCATSILYLALRELGARVQAYIPDRFQEGYGLHEEAIRELYARGVRLIITVDTGITALRQAETARSLGVDLIITDHHQPPAELPRALAVVNPKQPGCPYSDTNLCGAGIAFKMVQGLLGRVPEEFLDLVAIATVADLVPLLGENRILVHFGLKQLQNPQRPGLAALIKSAGLDGRPLTSGHLGFQLGPRLNAAGRMETANAAFRLLTTADPEEAQKWTEQLETLNRERQRLCDEIAAVASEEIDRHPEWRAQPSLVLAGEGWNPGVIGIVASRMVEQYYRPTLVIALDGDTAKGSARSIPGFDLYSGLKEIADLFDRFGGHTMAAGFSLPAKRVEDLRRRFAEVAASRLTAEDLRPRILCDAEINLEKIDLPLAESLATLEPHGLGNPAPKLFVRSAPLLESRTVGASAAHLRLRIGNPEHPVTALAWRRGDDIRFLAQGVRAVHLVGRVQINEWNGTKKVQLELDDWRPAHKIPSLSQRQSLIGRI, encoded by the coding sequence TTGAAACGATGGATCGCAGCCCCCGCCGACCCCGGCGCTGTCGCCACATTACAGCGGGAGGGCTTCTCTTCATTTATGGCGCGTATCCTCGCCGCGCGCAACATCCGAACCGGGGAGGAAGCCGGGCGGTTCCTGAACCCGCGCCTCGAAGACCTCGAAGACCCGGCGAAGATGAAAGGAATGCTCCCCGCCCTGGCCCGTATCCGAGAGGCCCTGGCAAACCGAGAGTCCATCGCCGTGTACGGGGACTACGACTGCGACGGGGTCTGTGCCACTTCCATCCTGTACCTGGCACTCCGCGAGCTCGGCGCCCGGGTACAGGCCTACATACCCGACCGATTTCAAGAAGGATACGGCCTTCATGAAGAAGCCATACGGGAGCTGTACGCCCGGGGAGTGCGACTCATCATCACCGTGGACACCGGGATCACGGCCCTCCGCCAGGCCGAAACCGCCCGCAGCCTCGGGGTGGACCTGATCATCACCGACCATCACCAACCGCCGGCGGAACTCCCCAGGGCCCTGGCCGTGGTCAACCCGAAGCAACCCGGGTGTCCGTACTCCGACACAAACCTCTGCGGGGCGGGGATCGCGTTTAAAATGGTCCAGGGTTTGTTGGGGCGGGTTCCCGAGGAATTCCTGGACCTTGTGGCCATTGCCACCGTGGCGGACCTCGTCCCGCTTCTGGGGGAAAATCGCATCCTCGTTCACTTTGGCCTGAAACAGTTGCAAAACCCCCAGCGGCCGGGGCTGGCGGCTCTGATCAAATCCGCGGGACTTGACGGGCGCCCCCTGACCTCCGGCCACCTCGGCTTTCAACTCGGCCCCCGGCTAAATGCGGCCGGGCGCATGGAGACGGCGAACGCCGCCTTCCGGCTTCTCACCACCGCCGACCCCGAAGAAGCCCAGAAGTGGACCGAGCAGTTGGAAACGCTTAATCGGGAACGGCAGCGGCTTTGCGACGAGATCGCCGCCGTCGCCTCGGAGGAAATCGACCGGCACCCGGAATGGCGGGCACAGCCCTCCCTGGTCCTGGCCGGCGAAGGCTGGAACCCCGGCGTCATCGGGATCGTGGCTTCGAGAATGGTGGAGCAGTATTACCGCCCGACCCTCGTCATCGCCCTGGACGGGGATACGGCCAAAGGATCCGCCCGAAGCATCCCGGGGTTCGATCTGTACAGCGGTCTGAAGGAAATCGCCGACCTTTTTGATCGCTTTGGGGGCCACACCATGGCCGCCGGTTTCTCGCTCCCGGCCAAGCGGGTGGAAGATTTGCGCCGCCGGTTTGCTGAAGTGGCCGCCTCCCGGCTCACCGCCGAGGACCTTCGCCCCCGGATTTTGTGCGACGCCGAAATCAACCTGGAGAAGATCGATCTCCCCCTGGCCGAGTCCCTGGCGACCCTGGAGCCCCACGGTCTCGGCAATCCGGCGCCCAAACTATTTGTCCGGTCCGCCCCCCTCCTCGAGTCCCGGACCGTGGGAGCCTCGGCAGCCCACCTGAGACTCCGAATCGGAAACCCCGAACACCCCGTCACTGCCCTGGCTTGGCGAAGGGGGGACGACATTCGGTTCCTGGCCCAGGGAGTGCGGGCTGTCCACTTGGTCGGACGGGTGCAAATCAACGAGTGGAACGGCACGAAAAAGGTGCAACTGGAACTGGACGATTGGCGCCCCGCGCATAAAATCCCCAGCCTCTCCCAACGCCAATCCCTGATCGGCAGAATTTGA
- a CDS encoding acyl-CoA synthetase, which translates to MTDTWVRRARRHTIGDTLRRSRLRHPDKPALKWKDEEVTYRELDERVNRLANGLLAAGVEKGDRIAMLSKNCLDFAVVWFAVARAGAVFVPINFMLGAEEVRYILEHSQSAGFFVAPDLLETAEKAVEGLDFVRYRGLVDTPESRGPWRSVADWSAGQPETEPDVDIDDGDVVNILYTSGTESRPKGAMLTHRSLIAEYVSGIIDGELTAEDRIIHALPLFHSAQFHVLLGPQIYLGAWGVIVEGAAPELVMETVSRERVTQLFCPPTVWISLLRHPRFDEYDLSSLQKCYYGAAIMPVEVLKELTRRLPGARFWNAYGQTEVAPLAMILRPEDQLRKPGAAGKPCINVESKIVDDEGREVPPGTVGEIVHRTPHAMIGYYNDPEKTAAAFEDGWFHSGDLGVMDEDGYFTVVDRKKDMIKTGGENVASREVEEAIYQHPGVAEVAVIGVPHPYWIEAVTAVVVPKAGSRLTEEELIAFCRERLAGFKVPKFVVITEALPKNPSGKILKRQLRDVYQHLGERPVS; encoded by the coding sequence GTGACAGACACGTGGGTACGTCGTGCGAGGCGCCACACCATCGGGGATACCCTTCGCCGGAGTCGCCTGCGTCACCCGGACAAACCGGCGCTCAAATGGAAAGACGAAGAGGTCACTTACCGGGAGTTGGACGAGCGGGTCAACCGTTTGGCCAACGGACTTTTGGCCGCCGGGGTCGAGAAGGGTGATCGGATCGCCATGCTTTCGAAAAACTGCCTCGATTTTGCCGTGGTGTGGTTTGCCGTGGCTCGGGCCGGGGCGGTGTTTGTCCCTATCAATTTTATGCTGGGTGCCGAAGAAGTTCGATATATTCTCGAGCATAGCCAATCGGCGGGATTTTTTGTCGCTCCGGACCTGTTAGAAACTGCGGAAAAGGCGGTGGAAGGGCTGGACTTCGTTCGGTACCGGGGGCTGGTGGATACTCCGGAATCCAGGGGTCCGTGGCGGTCTGTGGCCGACTGGTCTGCCGGCCAGCCGGAGACGGAGCCCGATGTGGACATCGACGATGGGGATGTGGTGAACATCCTGTACACCAGCGGCACCGAGTCCCGGCCAAAAGGGGCCATGCTCACCCACCGCAGCCTGATTGCCGAGTACGTGAGCGGCATTATCGACGGTGAGCTGACGGCGGAAGATCGGATCATCCACGCCCTGCCCCTCTTTCACAGTGCCCAATTCCACGTGCTGCTGGGTCCGCAGATTTACCTGGGAGCCTGGGGGGTGATCGTCGAGGGCGCGGCGCCGGAGTTGGTGATGGAAACGGTCAGCCGGGAGCGGGTGACCCAGCTGTTTTGCCCGCCGACGGTGTGGATTTCTCTTTTGCGGCATCCGAGGTTCGACGAGTACGATCTGTCCTCTTTGCAAAAATGTTACTACGGCGCGGCGATTATGCCGGTGGAGGTCCTGAAGGAACTCACCCGCAGGTTGCCGGGTGCGCGGTTCTGGAACGCCTACGGCCAGACTGAGGTGGCGCCCCTGGCGATGATCCTGCGCCCGGAGGATCAGCTTCGCAAACCCGGGGCGGCTGGGAAGCCGTGCATCAACGTCGAGAGCAAGATCGTGGACGACGAGGGCCGGGAAGTGCCTCCGGGGACGGTGGGAGAGATCGTCCACCGCACGCCGCACGCCATGATCGGGTATTACAATGATCCGGAAAAGACCGCCGCAGCTTTTGAGGACGGGTGGTTTCACAGCGGCGACCTCGGCGTGATGGACGAAGACGGATATTTCACCGTGGTGGACCGCAAAAAGGACATGATCAAAACCGGTGGGGAGAATGTCGCCAGCCGGGAAGTGGAAGAAGCGATCTATCAACACCCGGGGGTCGCGGAGGTCGCGGTGATCGGGGTGCCCCATCCGTATTGGATTGAGGCGGTCACAGCCGTGGTGGTCCCGAAGGCCGGATCCCGGCTCACGGAAGAGGAGCTGATCGCCTTCTGTCGGGAACGCCTGGCGGGATTCAAGGTGCCGAAATTCGTCGTGATCACCGAGGCATTGCCGAAAAACCCCAGCGGGAAGATTTTGAAGCGGCAATTGCGGGATGTCTATCAACACCTCGGCGAGCGGCCGGTATCCTGA
- a CDS encoding Wadjet anti-phage system protein JetA family protein — protein MNEKFRRAGDRVATGMRDLFEVVPENLFSLLAARHRAVYFRALMVLRECYQRELTFSRGDLVTYLISRMERDLVDWSEEEEAADDATEGRRESSSAEQRTPAAVGAEGPLTLDLLLVREDEPEPGSLSGRAHALVRRLIETGWLYAITDSDGFGETLVVPRYASILLDALHAVVEPAQQRHNALVYSIYSNLRTANDERDEFMLQALQSAHDATIALRENLRTLLHNIHTYYQNLHLREDVRELLAEHFDSYQLSVAIAAYHPLKTFDSVYRFRPRILQILRDWLGLPSLLQQMAAALKQQRDDLDDTAARGEVVRLIHFISDTFESMDDLLREIDHRNTAYNRASVERLQYLLNSDRDIKGKLVQLLRSLPPWHSQVGSAQLEAMRELPLYEVHYLDPEALYSEPVRRERGQPQPLRRPSGAEDAAFEQEARELMERANALFSQQRIAEFILSQMDERGRLPTPVMRLDEWDDFIRTIVAVVRGDEPEMPYVIEWDEASRSVVVGPYRIPLLTFLRKEGAEWIGRTNTSP, from the coding sequence GTGAATGAGAAATTCCGGCGGGCGGGTGATCGGGTGGCGACGGGGATGCGGGATCTGTTTGAGGTCGTGCCGGAGAACCTATTCTCCCTTTTGGCGGCGCGCCATCGCGCCGTTTATTTTCGCGCGTTGATGGTGCTGCGGGAGTGCTATCAAAGGGAGCTGACGTTTAGCCGGGGGGATTTGGTGACTTATCTGATCAGCCGGATGGAGCGGGATCTCGTCGATTGGTCGGAGGAAGAGGAGGCGGCCGACGACGCCACCGAGGGCCGGCGGGAGAGCTCTTCTGCCGAGCAGCGGACACCAGCGGCAGTGGGGGCCGAAGGTCCGCTCACCTTGGACCTGCTCCTCGTCCGGGAAGATGAACCGGAACCCGGGTCTTTGTCCGGGCGGGCCCACGCCCTTGTGCGCCGCCTCATCGAGACAGGTTGGTTGTACGCCATCACCGACAGCGATGGGTTTGGGGAGACATTGGTGGTGCCGCGGTACGCGAGCATCCTGCTGGATGCCCTGCACGCCGTGGTGGAGCCGGCCCAGCAGCGCCACAACGCCCTGGTGTATTCGATTTATTCCAACCTGCGCACCGCCAACGACGAGCGGGATGAGTTCATGTTGCAGGCGTTGCAATCGGCCCATGATGCGACCATCGCCTTGCGTGAGAACCTGAGGACCCTTCTTCACAATATTCACACCTACTACCAAAATCTCCATCTGCGGGAGGACGTTCGGGAACTGTTGGCCGAGCACTTCGATAGCTATCAGTTGTCCGTGGCCATCGCCGCCTATCACCCCTTGAAAACTTTTGACAGCGTGTACCGCTTTCGTCCCCGGATCTTGCAAATCCTGCGGGACTGGCTGGGGTTGCCGAGTCTCCTGCAACAGATGGCAGCCGCCCTCAAGCAACAGCGGGACGATCTGGACGATACCGCGGCCCGGGGGGAAGTCGTGCGTCTCATCCATTTTATCAGCGATACGTTCGAATCGATGGACGATCTGTTGCGGGAGATCGACCACCGCAACACGGCGTACAACCGGGCGTCGGTGGAACGGTTGCAGTATCTTCTCAACAGCGACAGAGACATCAAGGGCAAGTTGGTGCAACTGTTGCGCTCTCTTCCCCCGTGGCACAGTCAGGTCGGTTCCGCGCAGTTGGAGGCGATGCGGGAACTTCCCCTTTACGAGGTCCACTACCTGGATCCCGAAGCCCTGTACTCGGAACCCGTGCGGCGGGAGCGCGGCCAACCCCAACCTTTGCGCCGGCCGAGTGGCGCGGAGGACGCGGCGTTTGAGCAGGAGGCCCGGGAGCTGATGGAACGGGCGAATGCCCTGTTTTCCCAGCAGCGGATCGCGGAGTTTATTCTCTCCCAGATGGACGAACGGGGGAGGTTGCCCACCCCGGTCATGCGGTTGGACGAGTGGGATGATTTCATCCGAACGATCGTCGCCGTGGTGCGGGGGGACGAGCCGGAGATGCCGTATGTGATCGAATGGGATGAAGCCTCGCGGTCGGTGGTGGTGGGGCCGTACCGGATCCCGCTTCTCACCTTCCTGCGGAAGGAGGGAGCCGAGTGGATTGGCCGAACCAATACCTCGCCCTGA
- a CDS encoding ATP-binding protein translates to MKLLRRMLLVNWHYFVHEMIEFAPVTFLTGKNAAGKSTILDALQLVVLGDTSGHYFNKAANDNAKRTLRGYLWGEIAEENERVVALRSGQFSSYIVLEFTEERGRRPICFGVVFDCAPDGSYEWRFFSLADSLPDFHFIRDGVPLDIRGLRAWGQQQKQRFEVYESNKRYQEVFRARMGNLKDTFFRLFRKAVPFQPIMNIAEFISEFVCDVKHELDIADMRENIRHYRRMEDELRLVQARVEALEEMRETFRGIDATRQKIRTYEYLLDRAQWAEAEGSLERLRTAREERERELKDVDAKLQEETAARNRAQTRRDELIEEKANSDVYQRQQLLQQRKKSLEVQFESIRGDGERQDRMLGDHGARWRAVAQGLSEAEGWFEEVRPVDGESPWPPRGGGGAEGEEPERRLWGSAPFYGQARRALGAALGRWPAPSGWRGHGLLDDPLPSVDAEAAAEAAEHFQEASRLLQQARGVMQESVQGWGEEAQTLQRAIRELEQGIKQYDPKVLQLKQLLAEGLEKEGLPADVHIFADLLEVRDPSWQVAIEGYLYTQRFYLIVAPEAFTPALRLYDRLKGERRLFGVGLVDIEKVMREAPERRPGSLAEEIETDHPLARAYADFLLGRVMKCDHVDELRQHRTAITRDGMLYQNYVARQLDPSRWATLYIGKRAIQQQLEQKRQRFSRVETWLGAFRLRLAKVEQWAVEPVPTRSELEGLAEFERRLPELPQLREDYRRVLDEFGGLDLLVLARIEEAIARCEDELKRREQELERLRDRRGRLSEQRERLLNEEIPRAEKDLEERRQWVLSQYDPDFRNEVGEPRFQQEWKRLGSAETIRANFGRQLNVEKNRAEEARQVLLRQREAYNRQYGAGFDIQRPDNEAYDKELTWLKATQLTEYAQQIQEAKERAQIQFQEDFINKLRSNIETVEQQIRDLNHALRDISFGGRERYQFRISPNPEYERFYRMIMDELLMEGRSLFTQAFLDKHGDTLEELFRQIVDVDERDPGVQAELEKHLKTFTDYRTYLDFDLIVRDEEGRESRLSRVIAKKSGGETQTPFYIAVLASFAQMYRVYQPGFDNTLRLMAFDEAYSKMDHQRIRDSIRLVRDLNLQVVLAAPTEKIADIVPWVDRTIVVQRIKSETRVVLFEPVAEEGMRA, encoded by the coding sequence GTGAAACTGTTGCGGCGGATGCTTTTGGTGAACTGGCATTATTTTGTTCACGAGATGATCGAGTTTGCTCCGGTGACTTTTCTTACCGGGAAAAACGCCGCGGGCAAATCCACCATCCTCGATGCTTTGCAACTGGTGGTGCTGGGGGACACCAGCGGTCATTATTTTAACAAAGCGGCCAACGACAACGCCAAGAGGACCCTGCGGGGGTATCTGTGGGGGGAGATCGCCGAGGAGAACGAGCGGGTGGTGGCGCTCCGGTCCGGACAATTTTCCTCCTATATCGTGTTGGAGTTTACCGAGGAACGGGGCCGCCGCCCGATCTGTTTCGGGGTGGTCTTCGATTGTGCGCCGGATGGCAGCTATGAGTGGCGGTTTTTCTCCTTGGCCGATTCCCTGCCGGATTTCCACTTCATCCGGGACGGTGTGCCTCTCGACATCAGGGGACTCCGGGCCTGGGGACAGCAGCAAAAGCAGCGCTTTGAGGTGTACGAGAGCAACAAGCGGTATCAAGAGGTCTTTCGCGCCCGCATGGGGAACTTGAAGGACACATTCTTCCGGTTGTTTCGCAAAGCGGTGCCCTTTCAACCGATCATGAATATCGCCGAATTTATTTCGGAGTTTGTGTGCGATGTGAAACACGAGTTGGACATCGCCGACATGCGGGAAAATATTCGCCATTATCGCCGCATGGAGGATGAGCTGCGCCTGGTTCAGGCCCGGGTGGAGGCCCTGGAGGAGATGCGGGAGACCTTTCGGGGGATCGATGCCACCCGGCAAAAGATCCGCACATACGAATATCTGCTCGACCGAGCCCAGTGGGCCGAGGCCGAAGGATCACTGGAGAGGTTGCGGACGGCGCGGGAGGAGCGGGAGCGAGAGCTCAAGGACGTGGATGCAAAGCTTCAAGAGGAAACGGCGGCCCGGAACCGCGCCCAGACCCGGCGGGATGAACTGATCGAGGAGAAGGCGAATTCCGATGTGTATCAACGCCAGCAACTTCTCCAGCAGCGGAAGAAGAGTTTGGAAGTGCAGTTTGAGTCGATTCGCGGGGACGGCGAGCGCCAGGACCGGATGCTGGGCGATCACGGAGCCCGGTGGCGGGCGGTGGCCCAGGGATTGTCAGAGGCGGAGGGGTGGTTCGAAGAGGTGCGGCCGGTGGACGGGGAGAGCCCCTGGCCGCCAAGGGGCGGTGGTGGAGCCGAAGGGGAGGAACCGGAGCGGCGCCTGTGGGGGAGTGCCCCCTTTTATGGGCAGGCCCGCCGGGCCCTGGGGGCGGCCCTCGGCCGCTGGCCCGCCCCCTCTGGCTGGCGGGGGCACGGACTCTTGGATGATCCCCTTCCTTCCGTCGATGCGGAGGCCGCTGCAGAAGCGGCGGAACATTTTCAAGAGGCCTCCCGACTTTTGCAACAAGCCCGAGGAGTGATGCAGGAGTCTGTTCAGGGGTGGGGCGAGGAGGCGCAGACCCTCCAGCGGGCGATCCGGGAACTGGAACAGGGAATCAAACAGTACGACCCCAAGGTCCTCCAGCTGAAGCAGCTTCTCGCCGAGGGGTTGGAGAAAGAAGGACTTCCGGCTGACGTGCACATTTTCGCCGACCTGCTCGAGGTGCGGGACCCGAGCTGGCAAGTGGCCATCGAGGGATATCTGTACACCCAGCGCTTTTACCTGATCGTGGCCCCCGAAGCTTTTACTCCGGCGCTGCGGCTGTACGACCGGCTGAAGGGCGAACGCCGTCTCTTTGGCGTGGGGCTCGTGGACATTGAGAAGGTGATGCGGGAAGCCCCGGAGCGTAGACCGGGATCTTTGGCCGAAGAAATTGAAACGGATCACCCGCTCGCCCGGGCATATGCCGATTTTCTGTTGGGCCGGGTGATGAAGTGCGATCATGTGGATGAGCTGCGCCAGCACCGGACCGCCATCACCCGGGATGGGATGCTCTATCAGAACTACGTCGCTCGCCAGCTTGATCCCAGCCGCTGGGCGACGCTGTACATCGGCAAGAGGGCCATTCAGCAACAGTTGGAGCAAAAGCGCCAGCGCTTTAGCCGGGTGGAGACGTGGCTCGGCGCGTTCCGGCTCCGGTTGGCGAAGGTGGAGCAGTGGGCGGTCGAACCGGTGCCCACACGTTCGGAGCTGGAGGGGCTCGCGGAGTTTGAGAGGCGGTTGCCGGAGCTCCCGCAGCTTCGGGAGGATTACCGCCGGGTGCTGGACGAATTTGGGGGGCTTGACCTGTTGGTTCTCGCGCGTATCGAAGAGGCCATCGCCCGGTGTGAAGACGAGCTCAAACGCCGGGAACAAGAGTTGGAGCGGCTGCGGGATCGCCGGGGCCGGCTGTCGGAACAGCGGGAACGGCTGCTGAACGAAGAGATCCCCCGGGCGGAGAAAGATTTGGAGGAGCGGCGACAATGGGTGTTGTCTCAGTACGATCCGGATTTTCGCAATGAAGTTGGAGAGCCGCGTTTTCAGCAGGAGTGGAAACGACTGGGCTCGGCCGAGACGATCCGGGCGAACTTCGGGCGGCAACTCAATGTGGAGAAAAATCGCGCCGAGGAAGCCCGCCAGGTGCTGTTGCGCCAGCGGGAGGCCTACAATCGACAGTACGGCGCCGGTTTCGACATTCAGCGGCCGGACAATGAGGCTTACGACAAGGAACTGACTTGGCTCAAGGCCACCCAGCTCACCGAATACGCGCAGCAGATCCAGGAGGCCAAGGAACGGGCGCAAATCCAGTTCCAGGAGGATTTTATCAATAAACTCCGGAGCAACATCGAGACGGTGGAGCAGCAGATCCGGGATTTGAACCACGCCCTGCGGGACATCTCCTTCGGCGGTCGGGAGCGATATCAGTTTCGAATCTCCCCCAACCCTGAGTACGAGAGATTTTACCGGATGATCATGGACGAATTGCTCATGGAAGGGAGGAGTCTGTTCACTCAAGCCTTCCTCGATAAACACGGGGACACTCTCGAGGAGTTGTTCAGGCAAATCGTCGATGTGGATGAACGCGACCCCGGGGTTCAGGCCGAGTTGGAGAAGCACCTGAAGACGTTCACCGACTATCGCACGTATCTCGACTTTGACCTGATCGTTCGGGATGAAGAAGGCCGGGAGTCGCGGCTCTCTCGGGTCATCGCCAAAAAGTCCGGCGGTGAGACCCAAACTCCGTTTTACATCGCGGTGCTGGCGTCCTTTGCCCAAATGTACCGGGTATACCAACCCGGGTTCGATAACACCCTCCGCCTCATGGCCTTTGACGAGGCGTACAGCAAAATGGACCACCAGCGGATTCGGGACAGTATTCGGCTGGTTCGGGATCTCAATCTCCAGGTGGTTCTGGCGGCGCCGACGGAGAAAATCGCGGATATCGTGCCCTGGGTCGATCGGACCATCGTCGTGCAGCGCATCAAATCCGAAACTCGGGTGGTGCTGTTTGAACCCGTGGCGGAGGAGGGCATGCGGGCATGA
- a CDS encoding amidohydrolase family protein, which translates to MTEKSISLSTAHAARVLRLPGKGRIRPGYGADLIAVDSGLNIVHVFARGRPMVRNSQPIAWGTFGRAGPGPPHGTPEAQADIRRHHREQAHTRVASCSKVPPFSSKTRTKGQAHRYRSCSSNLSSFAL; encoded by the coding sequence ATGACGGAGAAATCCATCTCCCTGTCCACCGCCCACGCGGCCCGGGTCCTCCGCCTTCCGGGCAAAGGACGAATCCGCCCGGGGTACGGCGCGGATTTGATCGCCGTGGATTCTGGACTGAACATCGTCCATGTCTTTGCCCGGGGCCGCCCAATGGTTCGGAACAGCCAGCCCATCGCATGGGGGACCTTCGGGCGGGCGGGGCCAGGGCCGCCCCACGGAACTCCCGAAGCCCAGGCGGATATCCGACGTCACCACAGGGAGCAGGCTCACACCAGGGTCGCCTCCTGCTCCAAAGTGCCCCCCTTCTCCAGCAAGACTCGGACCAAGGGCCAGGCCCACCGATACCGCTCTTGCTCCAGCAACCTTTCCAGCTTCGCCCTGTAA
- a CDS encoding DUF4194 domain-containing protein, producing MDWPNQYLALTDAEKEEFARVISLLFERTFLVREEWDGKQRRLVGNRDYRFVERHLELFHEYLKAGGFELQLDGRLGVMALHNRFGRNRIKVDKYTTYLLYTLRLLYEENMERVSTRREVVVSLQEILAKWFALGLMDRRPPSQHIGQALSRLRRLHVLARVEGSPQDLDSRWMIYPSIVRAVPDERINHLYEQMQKAELWPASGDSGAGENGGAAKPVHREPPGEEEVGDGDGDAWDSEAGEESWDDASEGEGDA from the coding sequence GTGGATTGGCCGAACCAATACCTCGCCCTGACGGACGCCGAGAAAGAGGAATTCGCCCGGGTGATCAGCCTCTTGTTTGAACGCACCTTTCTCGTTCGGGAGGAGTGGGACGGGAAACAGCGCCGGCTGGTGGGCAATCGAGATTATCGCTTTGTGGAGCGCCACCTGGAATTGTTCCATGAGTATTTGAAAGCCGGCGGTTTTGAGTTACAGCTCGACGGGCGCCTCGGGGTCATGGCCCTGCACAACCGTTTCGGGCGCAATCGCATCAAGGTGGACAAATACACCACCTATCTGTTGTACACGCTGCGCTTGCTGTACGAAGAAAATATGGAAAGGGTATCCACGCGCCGGGAAGTGGTGGTGTCCCTGCAGGAGATTCTCGCCAAATGGTTCGCTTTAGGTCTCATGGACCGGCGGCCACCCTCCCAGCACATCGGACAAGCTTTAAGTCGGTTGCGGCGGCTCCATGTGTTGGCCCGGGTGGAGGGTTCCCCCCAGGACTTGGATAGCAGGTGGATGATTTATCCAAGTATTGTGCGCGCCGTCCCCGATGAACGCATCAACCATTTGTACGAACAGATGCAAAAGGCGGAGCTGTGGCCGGCTTCTGGGGATTCGGGCGCCGGGGAGAACGGTGGCGCCGCGAAGCCGGTTCACCGTGAGCCCCCCGGGGAAGAAGAGGTGGGGGACGGGGACGGAGACGCTTGGGACAGCGAAGCCGGGGAGGAATCCTGGGACGACGCCTCGGAGGGGGAGGGTGACGCGTGA